ATCAGCGATGTGATGGCATTGAGTTCGATGCCGGGCAAGAGGCCGATAAACACGGGAATAATAATGATGATGTTGAGGGGCGCCATAATGCTCTGCGCTTCTTTGAAAGATTTGGCAAAGATGGAGACGGACATTAAGGCGGCGGCAAAAAAGATGGTTAAGGGCAGACACAGAGAAAGGACCAGGAGGATGGATGATATTTCGAACATGCCCTGTAGCGCGTCGAGGATTCTTGCGACAATTTCTCGTTGTAACATAACGGCGATAAAAAAACCGATAAAACTATTGGCGATTGACGCAAATCCCGATAGGACAATTACACCACATTTGCCCAGCAAGATCTGAATTTTGCTGACGGGAGCAACGAGTAGTGTTTCGAGGGTGGCGCGTTCTTTTTCTCCTGCGCCCAGATCAAGGGCTGGATACATACATCCCATAAAACACATTATGACAAAAATATAGGGCAGAAAACCTCCCACGCTTTTTCCGATTCTTTCCCGTTGAGAAGCAATATCGTGGCGTCTGACCTGCACGGGATCCACAATTGTGCGGTCGAGGGCAAGCCGTTGGAATCGGTCATTGATGATCTGGTTTTCGTAGTCTCGAATCAGACTTGTCAGGCGATTGCGAGATGCGTCCATATCTCTGGAGGATTTGAAATAGAGATGGATCTGGCCGCGCTGTAAGTCGGCGATTTGGGCATCGAATTGCTCGTCAACGCGAATGGCTGCATCTATGCTGTCGGAGCGGATGAGCTGAGGGATTATGTCTTCTGTTATGTCTTCTCGTATTTTCAGGTCGTCGCGGTTGAGAAGGGTTTCGCGGAATGCCTCTGCATTGCCATTTGTGATCAGGGCAACTACAAGTGTTTTGGTTCTGACTTTTTGGGCCTGACGAGTAGTAAAGACAGCCGCAATTGTAAATAACAGCGGGAATAACAGCATTGGTATGATGAACATCATCATCATCGAACGCCGGTCGCGCGTGATGTCCTTAAATTCTTTTTTGAAGATGGTGAAGATCGTTTTCATGGGGACCTCTTATAGCAAATCTATGCCTGTTCAACGATGCGGATAAATTCGTCTTCCAGCGTGGGGGTTTGCATCTGGTTGTGAAAGTCTTTTAGTGTGCCGTTAAACTGCAATTGGCCTTTGTGAATGATGGCGAGGTCGTCGCTGAGCAGGCTGACTTCACCCATGCGGTGTGTGGAAAAGATGACGGTTTTTCCCGCGTTTCGACAGTCGCGGATGAGATGTACGATATTGCGCGAGGTGACGACGTCGAGACCGTCGGTGGGTTCGTCGAATACAATGACATCGGGGTCGTGTATGATCGTGCGTACAATGGAGACTTTTTGTTTCATGCCCGTGGAGAGTTTGCCAATGCGGCGGTTTGCAAAGGCTTCCATGTCGAGGAGGGCAAAGAGGTGGTCGCGCCGCGTGTTGTAATCGGCACTGGTCATGCCGTGCAGGTCGGCAAAGTAGCGCACCATTTCATTGGGCGTCAGGCGATCGTACAATCCCGTGTTGCCGGTGAGAAAGCCGAGGTTTTCGCGTACGGCTTGACTTTGTGTTACAGTGTCGTATTCCGCGACAGATATGCTGCCCGAAGTGGGTTTGAGCATGGTGGCAATCATGCGCAATGCGGTGGTTTTTCCCGCGCCATTGGGACCCAATAGCGCGAAGACGCGACCGGGCTGACAGGTGAAACTGATGTCGCATACTGCGTCGATGGTGTTGCCCTGAAAACCATCTCCCATTTCGCGTTTTTGCTGCCGCGATAATTTGAAAGTTTTGACAATATTTTTTGCGATAACCATAATGCACTCCGCGATTGCGGGTTGAATAGCGTATAGTCAGAAATCTCCCATTACTTTTTCATATTAGTGATAGAGTTACCCAATTTTGTTTCAAAATGCAAGAGGACATTTTTATATTGGGTTTTTTGTTTAAAACAGAAGCCTGCATCTATTCGTCCGTGAACTACAGGTATGGATTAGGAGTCATTGGGGGTGTTGAGCGTGGCGAGGTGTGTGGAGATTGAAGAGAGATTGCGTTGGGAATATAGATCCTTAGAAATACATTTATACAGAGTGCAAACTACTGATTCGGTCCAATGTTCTCTTTAAACTTGCAGATACAGAAGCAGCGCGTTCTAAATCCCAATGATCTCGTACAAATTCGGTAAAACGCGCATTAAATCCAGTGCCTACTTTTGCGGTTGTCGCGCTAGGTACCGGAACCAGTTCTCGTCTTAATTTTCCCTTTCTACTTCTTCGTGCAAGCGAAACGAGAAACTCTTTGGGTTTTTCTATATTGTCGGTGTTGTATGGAATGCGATTGAGTGGTATTGATAGAAATTTTGCGATGCCCCTGCGATCCGCCATAATCCAGGATTCGATTTCCATGACTGCAACGCGAAAGAAAAATCCAGAATTTAGAGGTGCTCCAATCCAGGACTGAATGAGCTTTGGCGGGCAATTTTGAGGAGAATCTAAATCTGTCAACAAAAAGACATTATAAAACCCTCTGGCTGCACGGTTGAGGTTACGGGCATTTTCTTTTAAGTAAGAATTGCCTTTATTTCCGATTCTTTGTACGATTTCGAGGTCAAAGTATTCGAGAATTTTAGTCGAAACTGCATCGCTGAGTGTATCCTCAACAGCGAGGATTACTTTGTTTGATCTCATTCTAAAAAGCTCAACTGTTCGGCATGTTCAGGTCTGGTTCTTGGAAGCACGGCTTCACCAACTGTAAAACCAGCTTCGAGGAGCGTCTGTACTTCATCAATATCAGAGACTATTTTAATCGCTGTTCCTTCCCGTGCTGGTGTAAGCAACAAAACTTCTCCGCCATCAATGCCTTTTTCTGTAAGCAATGCATCGCTATGTGTACTCACAAATACCTGGGGGCGTCTGCTTCTTTGCATCCTGGAAATAAACGGTGCGAGTTGAGAGACAATGCCCGCATTTAATGACAACTCTGGCTCTTCCAATAAGAGTACGGAGTCACTCTCGAGAAGAGACCATAATAAGCCCAGGAGACGAAGCGTTCCATCGGAAAATTGATCTTCGCGTTGTAAGCCCGCATTCGGGCGCCAGTGGGAATAAAGGGCTTGTAAATGAGGTCTTCCCGTGTTTGCTTCGCGAATAAATTCCAATTGCTCAAGTTGGGGCACGGCAATTTTTAGGGCTTGTTCAATTTTTTGCAACCGGGAACGGCGCGTTCTCTCAGGGACTGTAGCAATTCTTTCCAAAAATCCTTGCCCAAAGGGGTCATCTTCAACAACTCTGCCCTGAATCGAATCGGCAAACCGCAAAAGTTGAGGAACCAGATGTAAATAGGTAATGTCTCGCAAGAAAAGCACAATCTCTCGAAAGTCTGCATTGACATTGATCTGCTCAAGAAAGGTTTGTGTAAGTCGCTGTGGGTCCCCTTCGTCGTCTGCATCTGGCCTATCAAGAATCTGTTGATCACCTTTCCACACGCGTTCATAAGTGAGAAAAGGCTGGCGATAACCTCGAGGTTCCTGCCTAATTCCTATCGCATATCGCCAGGTTTCGGGGGATTCTGCATTGTCTGCAAGGTGAATTTCGATTGCAATTTCCGGATCTTGTCGCGCCGCCAGGCTGCGGATTTTAGATACACCTCCGCGGTCTTTGACCGCTTTCTGCAATCCGCCGCCTTCTGCTTTTACAATATCTCGAAGAAAGCGAAAAACATCGAGAAGATTAGACTTACCGGACGCATTTGCACCTACGACAAACTGACGCTCGCGCAATGGAACATCGAATTCTCGAAAATTGCGCCAGTTTTTTACAATAAGACGTTTGATCATCATAACAATAACTCCCATGAAAATCTAAATGGCTCATCCATGGAAACATGATCTTTAGCAGTAGAAATAACAGCATTAATAAACTTATTCGAGATGGGTGTGTTGGGCAAGCATTTTGTAAGTGCGATGCGCGCGGTATCAGATATAGTGTGTTCAATTTTAATAATGGCATATATTCCCTGTAAGCAAATCTATAAGGTGAAAATATGGACCAACGCGTTCTAAACAGCCCTGTTGAGGTTGCAGATCGCATTGAGAGTCTGGATGTGTTGCGCGGCTTTGCTGTGCTTGGTATCCTGGTCATGAACATCCAGTCATTTGCAATGCCTGGGGCGGCGTACCTGAACCCGACGGCTTACGGCGATCTCAATGGTATCAACTTTTTTACCTGGCTGGTTAGCTACCTGCTCGTTGATCAGAAGTTTATGTCAATCTTTTCAATGCTCTTTGGTGCTGGGGTCTGCCTATTTGCCGATCGCGCCGAGGCTCGCAGTGGTCGCTCCGCTGGCTTGCACTACCGCCGCACATTCTATCTGCTCGTCTTCGGCCTTGTGCATGCCTATTTTTTGTGGTCGGGCGATATATTGGTTGCCTACGCGCTTTGCGGCTCCGTCCTCTTTCTTTTTAGGAATCGTTCGCCGCGGACGCTGGTGGTCATTGGCCTCGTTGTTTTTGCAGTGGCGAGTGTGCTGTCCATTGGAATAGGTCTGACAACAGAGTTTATTCCCGAAAAAGATGTGGCTGATATCACCGCGACGTGGGCACCAGATGCGGCCAAAATTGATGCGGAGTTGCTCGCTTATCGTAGCGGCTGGTTCGCACAGCAGGCACAACGGACTAGCGATACACTGGGAATGCACACGACGGTCCTGCCAATTGAAGTGTTTTGGCAATCCGCAGGTATCATGCTGCTGGGCATGGCCCTCTACCGTTGGCACATCCTGAGTACGGCCCGCAATGACCGATTCTACTGCTGCCTCGCGCTCATCGGGTTCGGTGTGGGCGTGCCGATTGTTGCTGCTGGAGCCTGGTGGAATTTTGCGGCCGGATGGAACTGGGAGCGTTCGATGTTCCTTGGGTCGCAGTTCAACTACTGGGGTAGCCTCTCTATGGCATTTGGATACGTGGGTATTGTGATGTTGGCGGTTCGGCGCGGATGGTTCTCTGCGTTACAGATGCGCCTGGCAGCAGCCGGGCGAATGGCGTTTACCAATTATATCGCACAAACGCTGATCTGCACGACTATTTTTTATGGGCATGGATTCGGGCTTTTCGGGCGGGTTGCACGCTGGCAACAGGCCATAGTTGTCATCGTTGTATGGGGCCTCCAACTCTGGTGGTCGCCGTTGCTGATGAGACGTTTTCGATATGGCCCGTTGGAATGGAGTTGGCGGGCACTGACCTACTGGCGGGTCCCGGGACGATAGCGCGAATTTTGTTTCACACGATTCAAAGGAGAAGATATGGATAAACTCAAACTCGCTCTGATTGGTTGTGGCGGTATGGGGACGCGCCATTTGTATGGGTTGCGCGAACTGGCGAAGACGCCATTTAATAATATTGAATTGTGCGCTTTGTGCGATCTCAATCGAGACAATGCAGAAATGGCTGCGAGAGAGGCCGAGCAGTTGCTCGGTTCAAAACCTCCCGTATTTACGTCCATAGAAGAGATGGTGCAGGCGATTCCCGATTTGATGGCGGTCGATGTGGTCACTGATCCGTCGGTGCATCACACGGTGGTGTGTGAGGCTCTGGATCTGGGGTTGCATGTGCTGGTTGAAAAACCTATGGCTATTTCTGTCAAAGCATGCCATGCTATGAATGAGGCGGCGGAGCGCAACGGGCGAAAACTGTCGGTTGCTGAAAATTATCGGCGCGATCCTTCGGCAAGGCTGACGCGCCATTTGTTGGATACCGGGCGGATCGGAACGCCTTATATGGCGACGCTCCACGCCTTGCGCGGCGGCAATGAAATTTTTATTACGCCCTGGCGGCATTTAAAAGACCGCGGGGGACCCTTGATCGATATGGGGGTACACTATGCGGATCTGATTCGGTATCAACTCGGCGATGTGGTCGAGGTGTATGGCGATACGCGCCTGGTGGAGCCAGTGCGCAAAAAACAACAGTCTATCGGTGATCGGTATGAATTTTATCAGCAGCGTTTTCTCGCGATGCCCGATGAAGTGCCCGCTACGGCAGAAGATACGTCAATGGCGATGATGAAGATGGAAAGCGGCGTGATGGTGAGTTTTATTATGGGCATTGGGGGGCACGGCGCATGCCGCAGTCAGTTGATTTTAGGCGATAAAGGGTGTTTGCAGAGCTACGGGAGTCGCGGGAGTCAGGCGATATGGCAATCGGCAGATGGCGAGGTGAGAGATCAGAATGCGATTTTAGATGCTGTTGACGATTTTGAATTGCATCCTCTCTTAGATCATTTTTTTCCCACGAAAAACAGTGTGGGCGACCAGGCAGTGGATTGGAAATTGATCGCTTATGAACAATACGAACTCGCCTGTGCTGTTCTGAATGATGAACCGATTGAGGTCGATGGTATTGAGGGAATGAAGGATGTTGCGGCGATTTATGCGATTTGCGAGTCTGCTCGCGCAGGTCGCACTGTGACGGCAGCAGAGATCGAAAGCGGAGAGTTGTATGAATATCAGGCGGAGATCGATGCGGCGTTGAACATCAACACTTAAAATGGAGGAAAGACAGATGGTGATTCGCAATTGGCAAGATGCCACGCCCACAGTGGGCCATGAAACGGCGTTGATCTGGTCGATTTTCAGGCAGAAGGGGTCTGCTGGTTTGAGCGAGGAAGAAGCACCGATGTTGGCGGCGTCGGGATTTACCCTGCATATGATGCAGAGCCGCAAGGCGGGCGATTATCACATGCACGATGACAAAGAACAGATTTATTATTTTACGCGCGGTCATGGCAAGATGAAGATCGATGACGAGATTTATCCCGTTGAGCCAGGCGATGCCGTGCATTTACCGCCTTATACGTATCACCAGTTGATCAATGACAGCGACGATTGGATTGAACACATCCTGGTGACTGTGCCGGTGGGTTAAGGGTAAAGGACGTATTTTAATCCCTCTTGTCGCTCTGCGCCATCAAATGCCTGTTCCCAATTTTCGAGTGGCAGCCTGTGGGATATGTATGCCGAGGGATCTATTGTTTTGTCGATGACCATTTCGAGGGCGCGTTGCCAACTGGGCCAGTTCTGGGCAATAGAACTGTTTATGGAGAGCTGTTTGTAGATGATTTTGCCCCAGTTCACTTCAACGGGGTGTTCGATCAGTGCTACCTGTGTGAATGTGCCGAGGGGACGCACAGCGTCGAGGCATTGATTGATGGAGGCGGCAGCACCAGCACATTCGATGACAATATCGGCGCCGTCGCTGTTGAGCGAGCGGACACATTCGGATATATTTTCGCGCGTGACATCCACGGTGTGTTCTGCACTTTTAGCCATAGCGAGGCGATGGGCGTCGCGGTCTGTTCCGCAGACTATAACGCGCCCGCCTGCGAGTCTGGCGAGGTCGGCACACATCAGACCAATGGGACCGGGACCCGAAACGAGTACCAGGTCGCCGGGTACGATTTTTGCGTGAAAAAGAACGGCTTTGATGCAGCAGGCGAGGGGTTCAACAAGCGCGGCGGTGTCATAGGAGACAGATTCGGGAAGCGGGAAGGCGAGGTTTTGGGGGATGACGCAGTATTCGGCAAATCCGCCGTCGCGCATGCTGCCAACGGATTTGCGCTGGGGGCAAAAGAAAAATTCGCTGGCCCGACAATAGCGACAGTACCCACACGCGCCATTTGCCGTGGGAAGGACTGTGATGCGATCGCCTATTTTGATGCGGGTAACATTGGCGCCGACTTTGACGACTTCACCCGAAAGTTCATGGCAAAGTGTGACAGGTGGGCGAGAGCCATAACCGCCGTGGCGGATGTGGAGATCGGTGCCGCAGAGTCCACCGAGCTGAACGGCGATTTTAATGTCGTCGGGGTGTTCGATATCCGGTTCTGGAATGTCGCATAAGGCGATGTGTCCAGGGCCGGGTTTTAGTTTGCGTACAGCGCGCATGGTATTTGTTCAGTATAGAGAATGTGTATTTTTTCGTTTACTTTGCTATTATGCACAATCTTTACATGGTAGGCAATCACTGTTTGTGTGGAGGAGACATCGGATGCGGTGCAAGGGCGACTTCTCTATACCCGCTCCACCCAGATCGGAGACGACCAGCCCATCTCGGCATCGGTCTGAATTACGCGGATGTAGTAATAGGCATTCGCCTCAAGTGCTGTGGTGTCCAGCCACTGCAAGCGATAGATATCCTGTCTATCCCGGTGGGGGGGCGTTCCAGTCTCAACGACCTTCCCGTTCTGCACGACCTCAACGCGATCAATCGCGTCTGTACCCCGGACGTAGGCATAGATTTCTCTCGGTACCTCGCCCCTCTCGACCTCCAGAATGCTCCCCATAGGCTGATCGTTGAGTGTGAAGTCCAGGATAATGCGAGCACCCGTAGTGCCGTAACAGCGACGGCTTTTGAGCGCATCGAACAGCGCCTCCCGTGTTAACTCGGGCGCCCAGACCGCTGCAAGTCCCCCTGGAAAAGGCGTATGGGCCTGTCGGTCGTGCTGATAGCTCCGTCCCGGCATGCCCACATGGTTGTCGCTGCTGGCGATCATACCCAGTCGGTAACCCCGTCTCAGTGCCTCCCATGCCCCAGCCCCCGGCGTCATCCCCTTGTCCCACCGGTCCATTGAGGGATTTTCAGATTGTCCCCAGCACGAATAGATCTCCATCAAAGGCTCCAGGTCCGGATCGTGAAGTGACCAATCCGTCCACGTCTTGACGTGATGCGGGATCAGCATCACATCCTTCCGTCCCCGATAGTACTCGTACAGAAAATCGGGCATATAGCTGAACGTCCCGGCATCCTGAGGCGGCTCAACCGCAACGTCCCGAAAATACACATTCCGATGGCCCACTGGAGAGCCGGCCTCATAGGACTTGAACGTCACAAATTCTCCCGGTCTGTAATACTCGATAGCCTTCTGCTGGAGAAGCTCCCAGCCCACGCCTGTAATCGCGCCCTGATCGGTAATGGCCACAAAATCGAGCAGCGACACATCCCGGGCGTACTGATACACATCGTCCGGCGTGCCGCAGGAAATGCCCTTGGACCAGCCCGGTTGGCGGGCGTCCTTTTTTTGCGAGTGCATCACGTGATATTCGCTCTGAGCGTGCAGATCCCCCCAGAAAAGCTGCAAATTTTTCTCATCCGAGTGAATGCACGGATTGGAAGTCCCCCATATCTGTTCTCCCTCCGAATCGGTCAGCGTCACGCCCTCAAAAACGGCTCCCGAATTTTCCAGTTCCACTTTAACCGGCTGCAATCCGGAAAATTGGATATTATCCACCTGGCGCCAGCGCGCGTCGCGCAGGACCAGGGACCTGGGCGGATCGTCCTTCGGACGGCAGTGACAGGCATCTGTCAGGGCAATCCGCACCGGGGGTACGGGCCCTGTAATCACTGATGGGACTACTACGTTGGCCCGTGCAGGAGCGCCTGACACCACGTCCAGTTCAACCGGCGCCCCTCTGGGGCGCACCCAATTCCCATCGCCCGGATCCACATATACCGAAATCGTTAGTTCTTCTTCCGGAAAGGTTTGAATCCGTACACCGCGTCTCACAAATCGGGGGTCACCGTAAGTCAACACAATCTGGTCTCCTCCGGCCAGAGGCCCATCCTCTACCGTCGCCGTGATCCACCATCGCCAATACGCCTCCGCCGGGTCTTCATCGGGAATCAACATGCGCTCCATCGTTTCCAGGTGCAGCACAGCGTCCCCCTGGGTGACCACCTCTGCTGTCGTGTTGACCGAATGAAAGGGGGCGTACTTTCGATCTTTTCCCCGCACCAATTCGTCCCAGTATCGGAGTTGGGGCACCACAACAGGCTCCCACCCGGTATTGGGCATCCCAACACGCAACCGCGCACCTTCAGCCAGGCCGTCCACGCCTGTTGTAAGCGTTAATGTCAAGGTCACATATGAGCCGGTGACAAAGGGTCCCTCTGGTGAAAGCGTCACTTGACCAGTCGCGTCGTCCTGAGAAAAAATCATACCCATCACCTCGTTCAAGTCCGGCTATCGATCGCTCATTGATTGACGATCTCAACGGATATTACCTGTTATGGATAAATCACATATTGAGATAGGGCATCTTCATCCATCTCAATCCCCAGCCCCGACCCTTCGGGCAGGTGGAAATGGCCCTCCTCACACACGATAGGCCGTTTCAAAAACTGGTTGGAAAGACCGAGCATCAGCGGTTGATACTCCTGGAAAATCAAATTTGGAATGGCCAATGCCACATGGATTGAAGCCGCGATACTGGGCGGCAGACAGATCCCTGCATGCAGCGCAATGGGGATATTGAACGTCTCGGCCAGATCGGCAATTTTCCTGGTTTCCGTAATTCCGCAACGCCCCACATCGGGCTGTGCGATATCCAGCCCCCGCGCCTGAAACCAGTTGAGAAATTGGTACCGCGTTGTCTCGGTCTCTCCGGCTGCAACGAACATATCCAGTTCCCGAGCAATCTCCGCGTGGCCTTCAATATCCTCCGGGCTGGTCGGCGTTTCAAACCAGAACACCCCCAGCCGCTCCAGGTGCCGTCCCAATTGCAGGGCCGTCGGTGTGTCATAATTCCACAGTGCATCTACCATCAGCCGGACATTCGGCCCCACCGCATCTCGAATTCCCTCAACGTGTTTTAAATCTCTTTCAATTCCGAAGCCCAAAAACATCTTGAGTGCCCGGAAACCGTCCGATATATGCCCGCGTGCCGTCTCTGCCATTTCCTCAATTGAGTTTCCCCGCACCCCCGAAACATAAACCGGTACTCGATCCCGAAAAGCCCCGCCGAGAAGTTCTACTACCGGCGCACCCAGCTTCTGCCCCTGGATATCCCACAGGGCGGAATCTACCGCTGCAAGGCCGTGTACCATAAACCCGGAGTAGTGTCCCCGCAGGTTCATCGCGTGATACATCTCGTGTTTCAATACTCCCCACTCGGCCGGGTCTCTTCCGATCAGAATCGGCCTTAGCACCTTGTCGATTACCATCGCCGTCACCTCCGGGCCGATTGGTGCCTGTCCCTCTCCCCACCCCACAATGCCACAGTCGGTCTCCACTTTGACCAGCGTCGTCTCGGTCTGGCGGGAATAGAGTCCGCGCCATCCCGGCTGCACATCGTAGGTCCGCTCCTTCGCCTGCTCTTCTTCCACTCCCTTTCCGCCAAAGGTATCTTCCCGGGGAATTTTAATCGCCATCGGCTTGATATCGGTAATTTTCATCTTTTTATCCCTTATGGGCCTGTCTGTTCAGTCACAGTCCAAACCTGGTTGACGGGTATATTTTTCAGTACCTGTACCGTTCCGCTGGGCCACCGAATCATCAGGGTATCCACTGTTGAACGACTGCCCAACCCGAAGTGAACCCGGAGATCGTTCTGAGAGAGATAGCTGGATCCGCTCCGCACCTCCTTCACCTGCCTCAACCTCCCGGAGACCACCCTTACTTTGGCGCCAATTCCATCCCGGTTGCTCACCGTCCCCACAGTTCGGACTGTCAGATAGTTGTTCTGATTTCCCCCGTCGTTGCGCAGCAGGTCCGCCCGCTCGTTGGAGTTGAGGACAAACAGATCGACATCCCCGTCGTTGTCATAATCCCCGAACGCCGTCCCCCGACTGGCTTTCACAAGGCGCATCCCATCTCCGGATTTCAGGGAAGCGTCGGCGAACGTCCCATCCCCGTTATTGCAAAAAAGGAGATTACGCTGTGGATAAGAGGTTGATCCGTCCAGCTTTTCGATGTTGTCCTGCACGTGACCGTTGGCCGCGAAGAGGTCGCTGTACCCGTCGTTGTTATAATCGAAAAAACCGACTCCCCATCCGAGGTAAGGCCGGGTGACCCTGCCTGTACCGGAGGCAAATGACACATCGATGAATGTTCCATCCCCGTTGTTGCGGTAGAGGGTATAAGTCTCATGCTGGAAATTGGTGACAATCAGATCCATCCATCCGTCGTTGTCGTAATCGCCGGCAGCCACGCCCATGCCTCCCTCCTCCTGGCCGTTCTCGTTGTAACCGACCCCGGAGATCAA
The window above is part of the Gemmatimonadota bacterium genome. Proteins encoded here:
- a CDS encoding alcohol dehydrogenase catalytic domain-containing protein produces the protein MRAVRKLKPGPGHIALCDIPEPDIEHPDDIKIAVQLGGLCGTDLHIRHGGYGSRPPVTLCHELSGEVVKVGANVTRIKIGDRITVLPTANGACGYCRYCRASEFFFCPQRKSVGSMRDGGFAEYCVIPQNLAFPLPESVSYDTAALVEPLACCIKAVLFHAKIVPGDLVLVSGPGPIGLMCADLARLAGGRVIVCGTDRDAHRLAMAKSAEHTVDVTRENISECVRSLNSDGADIVIECAGAAASINQCLDAVRPLGTFTQVALIEHPVEVNWGKIIYKQLSINSSIAQNWPSWQRALEMVIDKTIDPSAYISHRLPLENWEQAFDGAERQEGLKYVLYP
- a CDS encoding cupin domain-containing protein, whose protein sequence is MVIRNWQDATPTVGHETALIWSIFRQKGSAGLSEEEAPMLAASGFTLHMMQSRKAGDYHMHDDKEQIYYFTRGHGKMKIDDEIYPVEPGDAVHLPPYTYHQLINDSDDWIEHILVTVPVG
- a CDS encoding DUF418 domain-containing protein, with protein sequence MDQRVLNSPVEVADRIESLDVLRGFAVLGILVMNIQSFAMPGAAYLNPTAYGDLNGINFFTWLVSYLLVDQKFMSIFSMLFGAGVCLFADRAEARSGRSAGLHYRRTFYLLVFGLVHAYFLWSGDILVAYALCGSVLFLFRNRSPRTLVVIGLVVFAVASVLSIGIGLTTEFIPEKDVADITATWAPDAAKIDAELLAYRSGWFAQQAQRTSDTLGMHTTVLPIEVFWQSAGIMLLGMALYRWHILSTARNDRFYCCLALIGFGVGVPIVAAGAWWNFAAGWNWERSMFLGSQFNYWGSLSMAFGYVGIVMLAVRRGWFSALQMRLAAAGRMAFTNYIAQTLICTTIFYGHGFGLFGRVARWQQAIVVIVVWGLQLWWSPLLMRRFRYGPLEWSWRALTYWRVPGR
- a CDS encoding AAA family ATPase codes for the protein MMIKRLIVKNWRNFREFDVPLRERQFVVGANASGKSNLLDVFRFLRDIVKAEGGGLQKAVKDRGGVSKIRSLAARQDPEIAIEIHLADNAESPETWRYAIGIRQEPRGYRQPFLTYERVWKGDQQILDRPDADDEGDPQRLTQTFLEQINVNADFREIVLFLRDITYLHLVPQLLRFADSIQGRVVEDDPFGQGFLERIATVPERTRRSRLQKIEQALKIAVPQLEQLEFIREANTGRPHLQALYSHWRPNAGLQREDQFSDGTLRLLGLLWSLLESDSVLLLEEPELSLNAGIVSQLAPFISRMQRSRRPQVFVSTHSDALLTEKGIDGGEVLLLTPAREGTAIKIVSDIDEVQTLLEAGFTVGEAVLPRTRPEHAEQLSFLE
- a CDS encoding ATP-binding cassette domain-containing protein, whose product is MVIAKNIVKTFKLSRQQKREMGDGFQGNTIDAVCDISFTCQPGRVFALLGPNGAGKTTALRMIATMLKPTSGSISVAEYDTVTQSQAVRENLGFLTGNTGLYDRLTPNEMVRYFADLHGMTSADYNTRRDHLFALLDMEAFANRRIGKLSTGMKQKVSIVRTIIHDPDVIVFDEPTDGLDVVTSRNIVHLIRDCRNAGKTVIFSTHRMGEVSLLSDDLAIIHKGQLQFNGTLKDFHNQMQTPTLEDEFIRIVEQA
- a CDS encoding Gfo/Idh/MocA family oxidoreductase — its product is MDKLKLALIGCGGMGTRHLYGLRELAKTPFNNIELCALCDLNRDNAEMAAREAEQLLGSKPPVFTSIEEMVQAIPDLMAVDVVTDPSVHHTVVCEALDLGLHVLVEKPMAISVKACHAMNEAAERNGRKLSVAENYRRDPSARLTRHLLDTGRIGTPYMATLHALRGGNEIFITPWRHLKDRGGPLIDMGVHYADLIRYQLGDVVEVYGDTRLVEPVRKKQQSIGDRYEFYQQRFLAMPDEVPATAEDTSMAMMKMESGVMVSFIMGIGGHGACRSQLILGDKGCLQSYGSRGSQAIWQSADGEVRDQNAILDAVDDFELHPLLDHFFPTKNSVGDQAVDWKLIAYEQYELACAVLNDEPIEVDGIEGMKDVAAIYAICESARAGRTVTAAEIESGELYEYQAEIDAALNINT
- a CDS encoding ABC transporter permease — its product is MKTIFTIFKKEFKDITRDRRSMMMMFIIPMLLFPLLFTIAAVFTTRQAQKVRTKTLVVALITNGNAEAFRETLLNRDDLKIREDITEDIIPQLIRSDSIDAAIRVDEQFDAQIADLQRGQIHLYFKSSRDMDASRNRLTSLIRDYENQIINDRFQRLALDRTIVDPVQVRRHDIASQRERIGKSVGGFLPYIFVIMCFMGCMYPALDLGAGEKERATLETLLVAPVSKIQILLGKCGVIVLSGFASIANSFIGFFIAVMLQREIVARILDALQGMFEISSILLVLSLCLPLTIFFAAALMSVSIFAKSFKEAQSIMAPLNIIIIIPVFIGLLPGIELNAITSL
- a CDS encoding CehA/McbA family metallohydrolase codes for the protein MIFSQDDATGQVTLSPEGPFVTGSYVTLTLTLTTGVDGLAEGARLRVGMPNTGWEPVVVPQLRYWDELVRGKDRKYAPFHSVNTTAEVVTQGDAVLHLETMERMLIPDEDPAEAYWRWWITATVEDGPLAGGDQIVLTYGDPRFVRRGVRIQTFPEEELTISVYVDPGDGNWVRPRGAPVELDVVSGAPARANVVVPSVITGPVPPVRIALTDACHCRPKDDPPRSLVLRDARWRQVDNIQFSGLQPVKVELENSGAVFEGVTLTDSEGEQIWGTSNPCIHSDEKNLQLFWGDLHAQSEYHVMHSQKKDARQPGWSKGISCGTPDDVYQYARDVSLLDFVAITDQGAITGVGWELLQQKAIEYYRPGEFVTFKSYEAGSPVGHRNVYFRDVAVEPPQDAGTFSYMPDFLYEYYRGRKDVMLIPHHVKTWTDWSLHDPDLEPLMEIYSCWGQSENPSMDRWDKGMTPGAGAWEALRRGYRLGMIASSDNHVGMPGRSYQHDRQAHTPFPGGLAAVWAPELTREALFDALKSRRCYGTTGARIILDFTLNDQPMGSILEVERGEVPREIYAYVRGTDAIDRVEVVQNGKVVETGTPPHRDRQDIYRLQWLDTTALEANAYYYIRVIQTDAEMGWSSPIWVERV
- a CDS encoding mandelate racemase/muconate lactonizing enzyme family protein, whose translation is MKITDIKPMAIKIPREDTFGGKGVEEEQAKERTYDVQPGWRGLYSRQTETTLVKVETDCGIVGWGEGQAPIGPEVTAMVIDKVLRPILIGRDPAEWGVLKHEMYHAMNLRGHYSGFMVHGLAAVDSALWDIQGQKLGAPVVELLGGAFRDRVPVYVSGVRGNSIEEMAETARGHISDGFRALKMFLGFGIERDLKHVEGIRDAVGPNVRLMVDALWNYDTPTALQLGRHLERLGVFWFETPTSPEDIEGHAEIARELDMFVAAGETETTRYQFLNWFQARGLDIAQPDVGRCGITETRKIADLAETFNIPIALHAGICLPPSIAASIHVALAIPNLIFQEYQPLMLGLSNQFLKRPIVCEEGHFHLPEGSGLGIEMDEDALSQYVIYP